In Populus nigra chromosome 1, ddPopNigr1.1, whole genome shotgun sequence, one genomic interval encodes:
- the LOC133670619 gene encoding uncharacterized protein LOC133670619, whose translation MENEERAHLEAHYQRELESMKNDITRLTSLLEQALASKSVENTSTQLAVATPSISMPAAPFVFTSQNLGANPSLFEQQSTTNVPPAQVPVTVNLTADDPHMMKFSKQVDYEKLTALEDRLRAVEGADLYDPVHAAEMCLVPNVVVPKEFRVPEFIKYTGTECPATHLKSYCNKMAEVVNDEKLLIHFFQDSLSGSALSWYTRLDNTKIKKWKDLVKAFVEQYKFNMEVAPDRSSLLVMEKGNKETVREYALRWREKASHVQPSLLEKEMVTLFSNTFKSPYFEHLVGSSAQHFYDAVTIAERIEQAIRIGRMVEPTEKKGFIGKKKDSEVNNVEGVYKGKKKNYHHYNFQIPTQQVASVNFTKPFPTNQQNPPNDQQSNQIVNPPRR comes from the coding sequence atggagaacgaagaaagagcaCATCTAGAGGCTCATTACCAAAGGGAGTTGGAGAGCATGAAAAATGATATTACACGACTTACAAGTCTACTCGAGCAGGCCCTAGCATCCAAGTCCGTAGAAAATACCTCTACTCAGCTAGCAGTCGCAACTCCATCTATATCTATGCCAGCAGCTCCTTTTGTATTCACATCTCAAAATTTAGGGGCAAATCCCTCTTTATTTGAACAACAGTCCACTACCAATGTTCCACCAGCACAAGTGCCGGTTACTGTAAACTTGACAGCTGATGACCCACATATGATGAAATTCTCTAAACAAGTTGATTATGAGAAGTTGACCGCTCTAGAAGACAGATTGAGGGCAGTCGAAGGGGCAGACTTATATGATCCTGTTCATGCTGCAGAGATGTGTTTAGTTCCAAATGTAGTTGTACCCAAAGAATTTAGGGTACCAGAATTCATCAAGTATACTGGAACTGAATGCCCAGCCACACATCTTAAATCTTATTGCAATAAGATGGCAGAAGTAGTGAATGATGAGAAACTTCTCATCCATTTCTTTCAAGACAGTCTTTCTGGATCGGCACTAAGTTGGTATACAAGGCTAGATAATACCAAGATCAAAAAGTGGAAAGATTTGGTAAAAGCTTTTGTGGAGCAGTATAAATTCAACATGGAGGTAGCCCCGGACAGGTCAAGCTTGTTAGTCATGGAGAAGGGCAACAAAGAGACTGTAAGAGAATACGCTTTGAGATGGCGTGAAAAAGCATCTCATGTGCAACCCTCtttgttagaaaaagaaatggtcaCTTTGTTTTCCAACACTTTTAAATCTCCTTACTTTGAACACCTAGTGGGTAGTTCAgctcaacatttctatgatgccGTAACTATCgctgagaggatagaacaagCAATAAGAATAGGGAGAATGGTAGAGCCTACTGAGAAGAAAGGCTTTATTGGGAAAAAGAAGGATTCTGAGGTAAACAACGTGGAAGGAGTGTATAAGggtaagaagaaaaattaccaTCATTATAACTTCCAAATACCTACCCAACAAGTTGCAAGTGTAAACTTCACTAAGCCTTTCCCTACCAACCAACAAAACCCACCAAATGACCAACAAAGTAACCAAATTGTTAATCCTCCAAGAAGG
- the LOC133670651 gene encoding uncharacterized protein LOC133670651, which yields MERLYDMMVQSGYLPEVEPVMNGNNYCKFHGEVGHHIDDCQEFHQEVKRMLTFGMIRIESEEESSEIGMIGRQEKKVEVCRLQPTMGGPPKLILTKPVCINSGSYNTMPYNYGYSFNIKDPTPIFHTEIGGLTRSGRCFTPEELERQRKAKGKEIVDAFKGMEVNKPISEDESNEFLKLMKHSEYSVVDQLKKTPARISLMSLILSSELHRKELQKVLNEAYVPQDITQDTMEHLVGRIQASNYLYFTEDELDPEGTGHNKPLYITVKCKDCLMGKVLVDNGSALNVLPRHMLDEMPIDATYMRPSTMTARAYDGSPRQVIGTIDIELFVGPQMFLVTLQVMDIHPSYSMLLGRPWIHASGAVTSSLHQCLKYIINGTLVKVKAEETLSMIRNVSVPYIEAEDCKDGNLHAFEIVNTEWVPENTVLRRPIISNTSRMIAKCFLKHGLPFQNASLTGSFKGVNMMKVKAADQKFELGFKPKKDDYKRTARIKRERRLARMEGRKLEEEDIVIPPIHVSFPKSAYVMKPENMIEVLGQKLAVMDIHNVEEGEGKGWNYNDEPKTTEEDELLPQLTVHSLEEAPTNTFVRKLSVDEVFQNWEIEEAPVVFKKNSKSESSINPQTYCIENEWPNFDKDVIAMDEEEWNEDDMKEFTRRAEQSDHAWKPAKEELEVINVGTEQDKRELKIGTLITTEERCSLTALLQEYTDVFAWSYADMPGLDIDIVVHRVPLIEGCKPVKQKLRRTRPDILLKVKAEIEKQWDAGFLEVIKYPQWVSNIVVVPKKDDKIRVCVDFRDLNKASPKDDFPLPHIDVLVDNAAKSSTYSFMDGFFGYNQIKMAEEDKEKTTFVTPWGTFCYKVMPFGLKNAGATYQRAMVTLFHDMMHKEIEVYVDDMIAKSKNGEDHVQVLRKLFDRLRKYQLKLNPAKCSFGVKSGKLLGFVISNKGIEVDPDKVKAIQAMTIPKTEKEVRGFLGRLNYIARFISQLTTTCEPIFRLLRKKNPGTWDKDCQEAFDKIKQYLQNPPLLVPPVPERPLILYLTVTEVAMGCVLGQHDESGRKEQAIYYLSKKFTDCESRYTMTEKLCCALVWSTKRLRQYMLYYTTWLISKMDPLKYIFEKPYLSSRIARWQVMLAEYDILYKTRTSVKGSVIADHLANNAIKDYEPLKFDFPDEDVLIVEEDKEKNDWWIMYFDGAVNVSGNGAGAVIISPDKKQYPISIKLQFECTNNTAEYEACILGLEAALEMKVKKLDVYGDSMLIICQVKGEWQTKEEKLIPYQQYLSKLTEGFDDIDFTHMGRDKNQFADALATLASMAKTDYGIRVQPICIEIRDFPAHCCAIEGEVDGNPWFYDIKRFIQYREYPLGASKADMKTLRRLAMEFYLDGEILYKRSFNGTLLRFLDEIEAKVALQEIHEGICATHASGHMMARQLQRSGYFWMTMEKDCIDYVRKCHKCQVYSDKINAPPAPLFNMTSPWPFAMWGIDVIGPINPKASNRHQFILVAIDYFTKWVEASSYAHVTQKVVKCFIEKDLICLYGSPEKIVTDNAQNFNGKIITELCVKWKIKHSNSSPYRPKMNGAVEAANKNIKKIIQKMVVTYKDWHEMLPFALHAYRTAVRTSTGATPYSLVFGMEAVMPLEVEIPSLRVLMESELEEAEWAKVRYEQLNMLSEKRLAAICHHQLYQRRMAKAYDRKVRPREFKEGDLVLRKILPLPSEDRSKWAPNYEGPYVVKKAFSGGALLLTRMDGDDVSRPVNSDSVKKYYV from the exons ATGGAAAGACTGTATGATATGATGGTACAGTCTGGATATTTACCTGAGGTTGAACCAGTGATGAATGGAAATAATTACTGTAAGTTTCATGGCGAGGTGGGACATCACATTGATGATTGTCAAGAATTTCACCAGGAAGTGAAAAGGATGCTGACTTTCGGCATGATAAGGATAGAGAGTGAAGAAGAAAGCAGTGAAATTGGGATGATAGGCCGTCAGGAGAAAAAAGTGGAGGTTTGTAGACTCCAACCAACTATGGGTGGTCCACCAAAACTAATCCTGACCAAACCTGTGTGCATAAATAGTGGAAGTTATAACACAATGCCTTACAATTATGGatattctttcaacattaagGATCCTACTCCTATCTTCCATACTGAAATCGGTGGTTTAACTCGAAGTGGTCGGTGTTTTACACCAGAAGAATTGGAGAGGCAGAGGAAagctaaaggaaaagaaatagttGATGCTTTTAAAGGTATGGAAGTGAACAAACCTATAAGTGAAGATGAGTCTAATGAATTTCTGAAGTTGATGAAGCATAGTGAGTATAGTGTGGTAGATCAGTTGAAGAAAACTCCTGCTAGAATCTCTTTAATGTCACTTATCTTGAGTTCTGAATTACACCGTAAAGAATTGCAAAAGGTGTTGAATGAAGCATATGTGCCCCAAGATATTACTCAGGATACAATGGAACATTTGGTGGGAAGAATTCAAGCCTCTAATTACTTATACTTCACTGAAGATGAGCTAGACCCGGAAGGGACTGGGCATAACAAGCCTTTGTACATCACCGTGAAATGTAAGGACTGTCTGATGGGCAAAGTGCTTGTGGATAATGGTTCAGCTCTGAATGTGCTACCAAGGCATATGCTAGATGAGATGCCAATTGATGCTACTTATATGAGGCCAAGCACTATGACAGCTAGAGCATATGATGGTTCCCCTAGACAGGTAATAGGGACCATTGACATTGAATTGTTTGTAGGGCCTCAGATGTTTTTGGTAACCCTACAAGTAATGGATATACATCCTTCATATAGCATGTTATTGGGAAGACCATGGATACACGCCTCTGGGGCTGTGACATCATCTCTACACCAATGTCTTAAGTACATTATCAATGGTACTTTAGTGAAAGTTAAGGCAGAAGAAACCTTGTCCATGATAAGGAATGTGTCAGTCCCTTATATTGAAGCAGAAGATTGCAAAGATGGAAATCTCCATGCCTTcgagattgtgaacactgaaTGGGTACCAGAGAATACGGTGCTGAGAAGACCAATTATTTCTAATACTTCCAGAATGATAGCTAAGTGCTTTTTGAAACATGGGCTACCATTCCAGAATGCTTCACTTACTGGAAGTTTTAAGGGAGTCAACATGATGAAAGTTAAGGCTGCTGATCAGAAGTTTGAGCTTGGCTTTAAGCCTAAGAAAGATGATTACAAGAGAACTGCTAGGATTAAGCGAGAAAGAAGGTTGGCCAGAATGGAAGGAAGAAAgctagaagaagaagacattgtAATCCCACCCATCCATGTTTCTTTCCCAAAGTCAGCATATGTAATGAAACCTGAAAACATGATAGAAGTCTTGGGACAGAAACTTGCCGTCATGGATATCCACAATGTAGAGGAAGGTGAAGGAAAAGGCTGGAATTATAATGATGAGCCGAAAACAACAGAAGAAGATGAGTTGTTACCTCAGTTAACTGTCCATTCTCTAGAAGAGGCTCCAACCAATACCTTTGTGCGAAAGCTTTCAGTTGATGAAGTATTCCAGAATTGGGAGATTGAAGAAGCCCCAGTTGTTTTCAAGAA GAATTCTAAAAGTGAATCCTCCATAAATCCACAAACATATTGCATTGAaaatgaatggccaaactttgataaGGATGTGATTGCAATGGATGAAGAGGAATGGAATGAAGATGATATGAAGGAGTTTACTAGACGGGCAGAACAGTCTGACCATGCTTGGAAACCTGCAAAAGAAGAATTAGAGGTGATAAATGTAGGCACAGAGCAAGATAAAAGAGAGCTAAAGATTGGAACTCTGATTACCACAGAAGAAAGATGTAGTTTAACAGCACTACTACAAGAGTATACGGATGTGTTTGCCTGGTCTTATGCAGATATGCCTGGTCTAGACATTGATATTGTAGTACATAGAGTGCCTCTGATAGAAGGATGTAAACCTGTTAAGCAGAAATTGAGAAGAACTCGCCCGGATATTCTACTTAAGGTCAAAGCAGAGATAGAGAAGCAGTGGGATGCCGGTTTTCTAGAAGTTATTAAATACCCtcaatgggtatctaacatagTGGTAGTCCCAAAAAAGGATGACAAAATCAGAGTATGTGTAGACTTCAGGGATCTAAACAAAGCtagtcccaaggatgattttcctttGCCCCACATAGACGTTCTGGTGGACAATGCTGCTAAGAGTTCAACTTATTCCTTCATGGACGGATTCTTCGGGTATAACCAGATTaaaatggctgaagaagataaagagAAGACCACTTTTGTCACACCATGGGGAACATTTTGCTACAAAGTGATGCCATTCGGGTTAAAGAATGCTGGAGCCACATATCAAAGGGCAATGGTGACACTTTTCCATGATATGATGCATAAAGAGATTGAagtgtatgtggatgatatgattgccaagtctaagaATGGAGAAGATCATGTTCAGGttctaagaaaattatttgatagaCTAAGGAAGTATCAGTTGAAGCTGAATCCTGCAAAATGCTCATTTGGGGTAAAGTCTGGAAAGTTGCTGGGATTTGTGATAAGCAATAAAGGAATAGAGGTCGATCCTGATAAAGTGAAAGCAATTCAGGCTATGACAATTCCTAAAActgagaaagaagtaagaggctTCTTAGGACGTTTGAACTACATCGCCCGATTCATATCTCAGTTAACAACAACATGTGAGCCAATCTTTCGATTGCTTCGAAAAAAGAATCCTGGTACATGGGATAAAGACTGTCAAGAGGCTTTTGACAAAATAAAGCAATACTTACAGAATCCACCTTTGTTAGTGCCACCTGTGCCTGAAAGACCTTTGATCTTGTATTTGACAGTAACCGAGGTAGCAATGGGCTGTGTGTTAGGACAACATGATGAGTCTGGAAGAAAGGAGCAAGCTATCTATTATCTGAGTAAGAAGTTTACTGATTGTGAATCCAGATATACTATGACTGAGAAGCTATGTTGTGCCCTTGTGTGGAGTACGAAGCGTCTTCGACAATATATGTTGTATTATACCACCTGGTTGATCTCAAAAATGGATCCACTTAAGTACATCTTTGAGAAACCTTACTTGTCAAGCCGAATAGCAAGGTGGCAAGTAATGTTGGCAGAGTATGACATTCTATACAAGACAAGAACATCTGTAAAGGGAAGTGTAATTGCTGATCATTTAGCAAATAATGCTATCAAAGATTATGAGCCTTTGAAATTTGACTTCCCGGATGAGGATGTGTTAATAGTcgaagaagacaaagagaagaaTGATTGGTGGATCATGTATTTTGATGGGGCAGTGAATGTATCTGGCAATGGAGCAGGGGCTGTGATAATCTCACCTGATAAGAAGCAATATCCCATCTCAATCAAGCTACAATTTGAATGCACTAACAATACTGCTGAATATGAGGCTTGTATCCTTGGCTTAGAAGCTGCTTTAGAGATGAAGGTAAAGAAGCTTGATGTCTATGGGGATTCAATGTTAATAATCTGTCAAGTGAAAGGCGAATGGCAgaccaaagaagaaaaattgatacCCTATCAACAATATCTCTCAAAACTGACCGAGGGCTTTGATGATATAGATTTTACCCATATGGGAAGAGACAAAAACCAGTTTGCTGATGCTTTGGCAACCTTAGCCTCTATGGCCAAAACTGATTACGGCATCAGGGTACAACCAATCTGCATTGAGATTAGAGATTTTCCAGCTCATTGTTGTGCAATTGAAGGAGAAGTAGATGGGAACCCATGGTTTTATGACATCAAGCGGTTTATCCAATATCGAGAGTATCCCTTGGGGGCATCTAAAGCAGATATGAAGACCTTGAGACGTTTAGCCATGGAATTTTACCTAGATGGAGAAATTCTATATAAAAGATCATTCAATGGGACTTTACTAAGATTTCTAGATGAAATCGAAGCTAAGGTAGCATTGCAAGAAATTCATGAAGGAATTTGTGCAACTCATGCAAGTGGGCATATGATGGCCAGACAACTGCAACGATCTGGATACTTCTGGATGACCATGGAGAAAGATTGCATTGATTATGTCAGAAAATGCCATAAATGTCAGGTGTATAGTGATAAGATAAATGCACCTCCGGCTCCTCTGTTCAATATGACATCACCATGgccatttgcaatgtggggaatagATGTGATTGGCCCAATCAACCCAAAGGCTAGCAATAGGCATCAATTTATCTTAGTAGCCATTGATTATTTCACAAAGTGGGTGGAGGCCAGCTCTTATGCTCATGTAACTCAAAAGGTGGTCAAGTGTTTCATTGAGAAAGATTTGATTTGTCTGTACGGTTCACCTGAGAAGATAGTGACCGACAACGCCCAAAATTTTAATGGGAAAATAATCACAGAATTGTGTGTGAAGTGGAAAATTAAACACTCAAACTCATCTCCTTACAGACCGAAGATGAATGGTGCTGTCGAAGCTGCAAACAAGAATATCAAGAAGATTATccagaagatggtagtcacttataaggattggcatgagatgcttCCCTTTGCTCTACATGCGTATCGCACAGCAGTAAGGACATCTACTGGAGCTACACCTTACTCATTAGTATTTGGGATGGAGGCggtgatgcctttggaagtagAAATTCCATCTTTGAGAGTACTAATGGAATCTGAACTAGAAGAAGCTGAATGGGCTAAAGTGAGATACGAGCAGCTAAACATGTTAAGTGAGAAGAGGTTGGCTGCAATTTGTCATCACCAGTTATACCAAAGAAGGATGGCCAAAGCATATGACCGGAAAGTCCGACCAAGGGAATTCAAAGAAGGGGATCTTGTactaagaaaaatcttaccattACCAAGTGAGGATAGAAGCAAGTGGGCACCAAACTATGAAGGCCCGTATGTAGTGAAGAAAGCATTCTCTGGAGGGGCTTTGTTGTTaactagaatggatggagatgATGTATCTAGGCCTGTGAACTCTGATTCTGTGAAAAAGTATTATGTATGA